A genomic stretch from Mycobacterium paraterrae includes:
- a CDS encoding methyltransferase family protein, with protein MPRAAAATGLIMQACGFVLRVWSMRTLGDFYTRTLRTAQHQHLVETGPYRLIRHRGYAGALSVWTGLALASRSAPAVVLVAALMGRAYRRRITAEEELLRRALPDYSDYSHRTRKLVPYVW; from the coding sequence ATGCCTCGGGCAGCAGCCGCCACGGGCCTGATCATGCAGGCGTGCGGATTCGTACTGCGAGTGTGGTCCATGCGGACGCTGGGTGACTTCTACACGCGCACTTTGCGTACAGCGCAGCACCAGCACCTCGTCGAGACCGGCCCGTACCGATTGATTCGACACCGCGGATACGCCGGCGCCCTGTCGGTGTGGACCGGCTTGGCCCTTGCCTCTCGGAGCGCACCGGCGGTCGTCCTGGTCGCCGCGCTGATGGGACGTGCGTATCGGCGACGTATCACCGCCGAAGAAGAGTTGCTAAGGCGAGCACTACCCGATTACAGCGACTACAGTCACCGAACCCGCAAACTCGTCCCATACGTCTGGTGA
- a CDS encoding FAD-dependent monooxygenase, with protein MSERVVIAGAGIAGLATAIGLHRCGYDVTVLEKRADTSAGAGISIWPNALAALDQFGLGDSVRAAGGRVTAGAVRWRNGTWLRRPTGERFVHALGEPLVVIRRPLLRDILTAALPTGTIEDGITAVGVTSSADGVQVRLSDYGVRDADAVVGADGTHSLIARQLNGPLTNRYVGYTSWRGIARYGLDPQLAGQTLGPGIETGHVPMGDGLTYWFATQRAREGQRAAEGELRYLQRMLSRWTEPMPSLLAATAEADVLRDDLYDRQPARHWSQGPVVLVGDAAHPMRPHLGQGGCQAIEDAALLAAFANQTPDLSTAFAHFTAYRRRRVSRLVRESATIGTLVNVRPAALSMAASYATALIPERALTSHMASIAGRTAFTLPG; from the coding sequence GTGAGTGAACGAGTCGTCATCGCCGGCGCTGGAATCGCCGGTCTGGCCACAGCGATCGGACTGCACCGGTGCGGCTATGACGTCACCGTCCTGGAAAAGCGCGCCGACACCTCTGCGGGCGCAGGAATCAGCATCTGGCCCAACGCTTTAGCCGCCCTCGACCAGTTCGGTCTCGGCGATTCGGTCCGCGCGGCCGGCGGGCGCGTCACCGCCGGCGCTGTGCGCTGGCGCAATGGCACCTGGCTGCGGCGCCCAACGGGTGAGCGGTTCGTCCACGCACTCGGCGAACCGCTCGTGGTGATCCGGCGGCCTCTGCTGCGCGACATCCTCACCGCCGCCTTACCCACAGGAACCATCGAAGACGGCATCACGGCCGTCGGTGTCACCAGCAGTGCTGACGGGGTGCAGGTGCGCCTATCGGACTACGGGGTTCGCGACGCCGACGCAGTAGTCGGTGCCGACGGAACGCACTCGCTGATCGCACGCCAACTCAACGGTCCGCTGACCAACCGTTACGTCGGCTACACCAGCTGGCGGGGGATCGCCCGGTATGGCTTGGACCCACAGCTGGCCGGCCAGACATTGGGCCCGGGGATTGAAACTGGCCACGTGCCAATGGGAGACGGTTTGACCTACTGGTTCGCCACGCAACGCGCACGCGAGGGCCAGCGCGCAGCCGAGGGGGAGCTGCGGTACCTCCAGCGCATGCTGAGCCGCTGGACCGAGCCCATGCCGAGCCTTCTGGCTGCGACCGCAGAGGCTGACGTGTTGCGTGACGATCTCTACGACCGCCAGCCTGCTCGACACTGGTCACAGGGACCGGTCGTGCTTGTCGGCGACGCCGCCCACCCCATGCGGCCGCATCTCGGACAAGGGGGTTGCCAAGCGATCGAGGACGCGGCATTGCTTGCCGCGTTCGCGAACCAGACACCCGATTTGTCAACCGCCTTTGCGCATTTCACCGCATACCGCCGCCGCCGGGTCTCGCGGCTTGTCCGCGAGTCGGCGACGATCGGAACCCTGGTTAATGTGCGGCCCGCCGCCCTCAGCATGGCAGCCAGCTATGCGACCGCCCTGATCCCTGAACGCGCGCTGACCTCCCACATGGCGTCGATAGCCGGCCGAACAGCGTTCACGCTGCCCGGGTAA